Proteins encoded together in one Myotis daubentonii chromosome 17, mMyoDau2.1, whole genome shotgun sequence window:
- the LOC132220094 gene encoding PRAME family member 12-like, giving the protein MSIRTPPTLLRLAGRSLLRDQAAAITALEYLPAEFFKLLSIQACRRRMRKPLKVLVQAWPFPVLPLGSLMRLPPVMVLKVVLEGLDGLLAQEVRPRRWKLRVLDLRNKDVNLWRMCPNMEHPLAPLEVFLDLDFSERDGVKFFMYIIQWAQQRKGLVHLCCKTLRFFELPFQRARKVLDRVQLDCIQEVQVDCTWEMPTLGTFALYLGQLSNLQSLALCHIKVLRLQHLKKLYLDSPSFLRGRLDQMLRQLKSLHLYGANLTDFSPEPLRALLEAVTPTLQDLRLDNCAMVDCQVEAILPVLSRCHQLRDFTITENPLSVATVEKLLRHTAGLRSLEHEPYPIPLECYRTHETVDQERVALIQAELTGTLRELGQTRTIHLDTKYFSSGDFYDVAFS; this is encoded by the exons ATGAGCATCCGGACCCCACCCACACTCCTgaggctggcaggaaggagcCTGCTGAGGGACCAGGCTGCGGCCATCACAGCTCTGGAGTACCTGCCCGCTGAGTTCTTCAAACTACTGTCCATTCAGGCCTGCCGTAGGAGAATGCGGAAGCCCCTGAAGGTTTTGGTGCAAGCCTGGCCCTTCCCTGTCCTCCCTCTGGGGAGCTTGATGAGGCTGCCTCCAGTCATGGTCTTAAAAGTGGTGTTGGAGGGGCTTGACGGCCTGCTTGCCCAAGAGGTTCGCCCCAG GAGGTGGAAACTGCGGGTGCTGGATTTAAGGAACAAGGATGTCAACCTCTGGAGAATGTG CCCCAACATGGAGCACCCCTTGGCTCCCTTGGAGGTGTTCCTAGACCTTGACTTCAGTGAAAGGGATGGGGTTAAGTTTTTCATGTACATCATCCAATGGGCCCAGCAGAGAAAAGGGTTGGTACACCTGTGCTGCAAGACGCTGAGGTTTTTCGAATTGCCCTTCCAGAGGGCCAGGAAGGTCCTGGATAGGGTGCAGCTGGACTGCATCCAGGAGGTGCAAGTGGACTGCACCTGGGAAATGCCCACCCTGGGCACATTTGCTCTCTACCTGGGTCAGTTGAGTAACCTGCAGAGTCTCGCTCTCTGCCACATCAAG GTGCTCAGGCTGCAGCACCTCAAGAAGCTCTACTTggactctccctccttcctccgaGGCCGTCTGGACCAGATGCTCAG GCAGCTGAAGTCCCTGCATCTGTATGGCGCCAACCTCACCGATTTTAGTCCAGAGCCCCTCCGAGCTCTGCTGGAGGCAGTGACGCCCACTCTCCAGGACCTGCGACTGGATAACTGTGCGATGGTGGACTGCCAAGTCGAGGCCATCCTGCCTGTCCTGAGCCGCTGTCACCAGCTCAGGGACTTCACCATCACTGAGAACCCCCTCTCTGTGGCCACCGTGGAGAAGCTGCTGCGCCACACAGCCGGGCTGCGCAGTTTAGAGCACGAGCCGTACCCCATCCCCCTGGAGTGTTACAGGACCCACGAGACTGTGGACCAGGAGAGAGTTGCCCTGATCCAGGCTGAGCTCACGGGGACACTGAGGGAGTTAGGACAAACCAGGACCATCCATCTTGACACCAAGTACTTTAGCTCTGGGGACTTTTATGACGTGGCATTTTCATAA